The following proteins are encoded in a genomic region of Thiomonas sp. X19:
- a CDS encoding ParB N-terminal domain-containing protein: MMQATAMTSTTALPLDFGTPGADPQQLRAVPLDAVQTESDFPVRRLDADTLDDLAKSLEIVGQLQPIGVRAAGKNWSLIYGERRVRAARLLGWRTLLARVFSPIGAAPVVLRATENMHRQEFSLEDAADTVLRLVSAGMTPPSIAKALARREAWVSGMLSFARNPLARELASLGRLQSVSAWESFAALDPTEQGTVLDSSDTITVARCDEVRQASRQKEARRQRQLAPAASEASPSAAHTECEAAQACAAASAQACASAEQDIDWQEENPPSDNAITLTLRQDQKQALQRIMADENRDLDDILQEAVDVYLTHRQGAGHE, translated from the coding sequence ATGATGCAAGCGACCGCCATGACCTCCACCACAGCCCTTCCCCTGGACTTCGGCACCCCCGGCGCCGACCCGCAGCAACTGCGCGCCGTTCCTCTGGACGCCGTGCAGACCGAGAGCGATTTCCCCGTGCGTCGCCTCGATGCCGACACCCTCGACGATTTGGCGAAAAGCCTGGAAATCGTCGGCCAGCTTCAACCCATCGGCGTGCGCGCCGCAGGGAAGAACTGGTCGCTGATCTACGGTGAACGACGTGTGCGCGCCGCCCGCCTGCTGGGCTGGCGCACCCTGCTGGCGCGGGTGTTCTCGCCCATCGGCGCCGCGCCCGTGGTGCTGCGCGCCACCGAGAACATGCACCGGCAGGAGTTCAGTCTGGAAGATGCCGCCGACACGGTGCTGCGTCTGGTCTCCGCCGGCATGACGCCGCCGAGTATCGCCAAGGCACTCGCCCGGCGCGAGGCCTGGGTGAGCGGCATGCTGTCCTTCGCCCGCAACCCCCTGGCGCGCGAACTGGCCAGCTTGGGGCGCTTGCAGTCGGTCTCCGCCTGGGAGTCCTTCGCCGCGCTCGACCCGACCGAGCAGGGCACCGTGCTGGACTCCAGCGACACCATCACCGTGGCCCGCTGCGACGAAGTCCGTCAGGCGTCGCGGCAGAAGGAGGCGCGCCGACAACGGCAACTGGCGCCCGCCGCATCAGAAGCTTCACCCTCAGCAGCGCACACGGAGTGTGAAGCGGCACAAGCCTGCGCGGCGGCTTCCGCGCAAGCCTGCGCATCCGCCGAACAGGACATCGATTGGCAAGAAGAAAACCCGCCGTCGGACAATGCCATCACGCTCACCCTGCGGCAGGATCAAAAGCAAGCCCTGCAGCGCATCATGGCCGACGAGAATCGCGATCTGGACGACATCCTGCAGGAAGCGGTCGATGTCTATCTCACCCATCGGCAGGGAGCAGGCCATGAATGA
- a CDS encoding nucleotidyl transferase AbiEii/AbiGii toxin family protein encodes MLTSALRPDTAALWQALQHPEVAPLLRGFVLVGGSALTLRIGHRVSEDLDLAYSEGKLPVVRIPRLMDALARHGIDCVRQHDLAAEEEFFESGLDLADYQQNFVAQCSVKLTLVSLDQSARTLIGGDAASPLRVATLDEIFKTKALVCADRSKTRDWYDLHTLMTEEGYTIADLHNAFVESGQPSKYDIAKSRMTSGRPEASDEGYLQLAGRSKPTLDVMRDYFEAGFREFEVASMSGALRLEREADQRCVPKPRIASRRKRDIAR; translated from the coding sequence ATGCTCACCTCCGCGCTGAGACCTGACACGGCAGCGCTTTGGCAGGCGCTGCAACACCCTGAGGTGGCGCCGTTGCTGCGAGGGTTTGTCTTGGTCGGCGGCTCTGCCCTGACGCTGCGCATCGGCCACAGAGTCAGCGAAGACCTTGATCTGGCCTACTCCGAAGGGAAACTTCCGGTGGTGCGCATCCCAAGGCTGATGGATGCACTCGCCCGCCACGGCATCGACTGCGTGCGCCAGCACGATCTTGCTGCTGAAGAAGAATTTTTCGAATCCGGCCTTGACCTTGCCGATTACCAGCAGAACTTCGTCGCGCAATGCAGCGTCAAGTTGACATTGGTCAGTCTGGATCAATCCGCCAGGACGCTGATCGGTGGGGATGCAGCGTCGCCCCTGCGGGTTGCCACCCTCGATGAGATTTTCAAGACCAAAGCGCTGGTCTGCGCAGATCGATCGAAGACGCGGGACTGGTACGACCTGCACACCCTGATGACCGAGGAAGGCTACACCATCGCCGATCTGCACAACGCCTTTGTCGAGTCTGGCCAGCCTTCGAAATACGACATCGCAAAATCGCGGATGACATCAGGGCGACCGGAGGCTTCCGATGAAGGCTATTTGCAGCTCGCAGGCCGCAGCAAGCCCACACTCGATGTCATGCGGGACTATTTCGAGGCAGGTTTTCGGGAGTTCGAGGTCGCAAGCATGTCGGGCGCGCTACGCCTGGAGCGCGAAGCCGATCAACGGTGTGTGCCAAAGCCTCGTATCGCATCCAGGCGCAAGCGCGACATCGCACGCTGA
- a CDS encoding chorismate mutase, whose protein sequence is MLQTLRSEIDAIDEQLIEFLARRFTVTRQVGQLKAHHALPAVDTERESAQQLRYEQLARANGLDPALVTGLFRDIIAAVVRQHGEAITPERPGSSQPPRGRKDHGNER, encoded by the coding sequence ATGTTGCAGACCTTGCGCTCAGAGATCGACGCCATCGACGAGCAGCTCATTGAGTTTCTCGCCAGACGCTTCACGGTCACCCGGCAGGTCGGACAACTCAAGGCGCATCATGCGCTGCCCGCGGTGGACACCGAGCGCGAATCTGCCCAGCAGTTGCGCTATGAGCAACTCGCGCGGGCAAATGGCCTCGACCCGGCTCTGGTCACGGGTCTGTTTCGTGACATCATCGCAGCAGTGGTGCGTCAGCACGGTGAAGCCATCACCCCAGAACGCCCCGGATCAAGCCAGCCGCCGCGCGGCCGGAAAGATCACGGCAACGAGCGGTGA
- a CDS encoding lytic transglycosylase domain-containing protein: MSAIALMEQCAPQVAPVTLAAIVQQESGGNPLALHDNTSGKSYAPATVAEVARLARELIAQGHSVDIGLAQINSRNLPSLGLGVDQILDPCMNLSAAQTVLLEGWSRSGDLRSTLSAYNTGKLSSPVGMAYGEKVFGKAGVVVPAIPGGQIASWATVGAALPPVRPVVTWTPQASPLAPKGDGLAAKW, translated from the coding sequence ATGAGCGCTATCGCCTTGATGGAGCAATGCGCACCACAGGTCGCGCCGGTGACCCTGGCCGCCATCGTGCAGCAGGAAAGCGGCGGCAATCCGCTGGCCCTGCACGACAACACCAGCGGCAAGAGCTATGCGCCGGCAACAGTGGCCGAGGTCGCACGGCTGGCGAGGGAGTTGATCGCCCAGGGGCACTCGGTGGACATCGGCCTAGCGCAGATCAACAGCAGGAATCTGCCCAGTCTGGGGCTGGGCGTCGATCAGATTCTCGATCCCTGCATGAATCTGAGCGCTGCGCAGACGGTTCTGTTGGAAGGTTGGTCGCGCTCTGGCGATCTGCGCTCCACTTTGTCGGCGTACAACACCGGCAAGCTCAGCAGCCCAGTGGGAATGGCTTATGGGGAAAAGGTTTTCGGAAAAGCAGGCGTCGTCGTGCCAGCCATTCCGGGCGGGCAGATCGCGTCATGGGCCACTGTCGGCGCCGCGCTGCCGCCGGTGCGGCCTGTCGTCACCTGGACGCCGCAGGCGAGCCCGCTGGCGCCCAAGGGTGATGGGCTGGCCGCGAAGTGGTGA
- a CDS encoding DNA topoisomerase 3, which translates to MRLIIAEKPSVAQAIASVLGGARKADGYIDCPSLKTRVTWCFGHLLEQAKPEDYVDGGRVTASHLPVIPSAWKLSPRDGGAGKQIKVIRDLLKDTTEVVNAGDADREGQLLVDEVLLFLNWKGKTLRLWLSSLDDESVRRALATLKNNDTLRPLYESALARQRADWLMGMNASIALSRNLQARGVQGAWSVGRVQTPTLALLVDRQREIEHFKPRDHYQVQAALDGDIRALWQIPEDLQTDDGLLLDKSAAEACAKTVQGQRATIAAFTRKAGERQAPMPYALSTLQKTASSRLGLSAKDTLAAAQELYEAKLATYPRSDCPWLPIEMHAAAAQIIRALGAADIAGIDPERRHPAWNTAKVEAHHGIIPTGRSLAEVSGLSENAKRVYSLLRESYLRLFMPPETFETREALFTFPGAERFKASARIVQEPGWTQLGQADNSAEGGEHELPARLLILTEGQQLACESAQVQAKRTSPPKPYTDGTLIAAMTGVHKLVTDPKLKARLKETSGLGTEATRASMIEVLIAREYAERKKKEIHPTDRGVQLIDMLRKVAPELADPGTTALQEDALAAVASARATFNAFMTEQIDSVRESTQKLLVGQLGAAPAILHACPACGGSRCAKRTSKAAATYHRCLDCDAAFGDDGGKPGKRFEDKPQGDGAASKAPASGPKCPTCKKSTFRNETKTGKAYYRCGGCKGAWWPDRKDEGKLGAKWEDKAGARA; encoded by the coding sequence ATGCGCCTCATCATTGCCGAAAAACCCTCTGTCGCCCAAGCCATCGCCAGCGTGCTGGGCGGAGCCAGAAAAGCGGACGGCTACATCGATTGCCCAAGCCTCAAAACTCGCGTGACCTGGTGCTTCGGCCATCTGCTGGAGCAGGCCAAGCCCGAGGACTATGTGGACGGCGGCAGAGTGACGGCATCCCACCTGCCGGTCATCCCCAGCGCATGGAAGCTCTCACCTCGCGATGGCGGCGCGGGCAAGCAGATCAAGGTGATTCGGGACTTGCTCAAAGACACGACCGAAGTCGTCAACGCGGGCGACGCCGACCGTGAAGGGCAGTTGCTGGTCGATGAAGTCTTGCTGTTCCTCAACTGGAAGGGCAAGACCCTGCGCCTGTGGCTGTCCAGCCTGGATGACGAGAGCGTGCGGCGCGCGCTGGCGACCCTCAAGAACAACGACACCTTGCGCCCCCTCTACGAATCCGCTCTGGCCCGCCAGCGTGCCGACTGGCTCATGGGCATGAACGCCTCCATCGCCCTGAGCCGCAATCTGCAAGCCCGCGGGGTGCAGGGGGCCTGGAGCGTGGGCCGCGTGCAGACCCCCACCCTGGCGCTGCTCGTTGACCGCCAGCGCGAGATCGAGCACTTCAAGCCGCGCGATCACTACCAGGTGCAGGCAGCCCTTGATGGCGACATCCGCGCCCTCTGGCAGATCCCCGAAGACCTGCAGACCGACGACGGCCTGCTGCTGGACAAGTCCGCCGCCGAAGCCTGCGCTAAGACGGTGCAGGGCCAGCGTGCGACCATCGCCGCTTTCACCCGCAAGGCGGGCGAGCGTCAGGCACCGATGCCCTATGCCCTCAGCACCCTGCAGAAAACCGCCAGCAGCCGACTGGGACTCTCCGCCAAGGACACGCTGGCCGCGGCCCAGGAACTCTACGAAGCCAAGCTCGCCACCTACCCGCGCTCCGACTGTCCCTGGCTCCCCATCGAAATGCACGCCGCTGCCGCGCAGATCATTCGCGCCCTGGGCGCAGCGGACATCGCGGGCATCGACCCTGAACGCCGCCATCCCGCCTGGAATACCGCCAAGGTGGAAGCACATCATGGCATCATTCCTACAGGCCGCAGCCTCGCCGAGGTCTCGGGCCTGTCCGAGAACGCGAAAAGGGTGTACAGCCTGCTGCGCGAGTCTTACCTGCGCCTGTTCATGCCGCCGGAAACCTTCGAGACCCGCGAAGCCCTGTTCACCTTTCCCGGTGCAGAGCGCTTCAAGGCCAGCGCCCGCATCGTGCAGGAACCTGGATGGACGCAGCTCGGCCAAGCTGACAACAGCGCGGAAGGCGGCGAGCACGAACTGCCCGCCAGGCTGCTCATCCTGACCGAGGGCCAGCAACTGGCCTGCGAGTCCGCGCAAGTGCAGGCCAAGCGCACCAGTCCGCCAAAACCCTACACCGACGGCACGCTCATCGCCGCCATGACCGGCGTGCACAAGCTGGTCACCGACCCGAAGCTCAAAGCCCGTCTCAAAGAGACCTCCGGCCTAGGCACGGAGGCGACGCGCGCGTCGATGATCGAAGTGCTGATCGCCCGCGAATACGCTGAGCGCAAAAAGAAGGAGATTCACCCGACCGACCGCGGCGTGCAGTTGATCGACATGCTGCGCAAGGTCGCCCCTGAGCTGGCCGATCCCGGCACGACCGCCCTACAGGAAGATGCCCTGGCAGCAGTGGCCAGCGCCCGGGCGACGTTCAACGCCTTCATGACGGAACAGATCGACAGCGTGCGCGAGTCTACCCAAAAGCTGCTGGTCGGCCAGCTCGGCGCAGCGCCCGCCATTCTCCACGCCTGCCCCGCCTGCGGCGGCAGCCGATGCGCCAAACGCACCAGCAAGGCCGCGGCGACCTATCACCGCTGCCTGGATTGCGACGCCGCATTCGGCGACGACGGCGGCAAACCCGGCAAGCGATTCGAGGACAAGCCGCAGGGCGATGGCGCAGCAAGCAAAGCGCCCGCATCCGGCCCGAAGTGCCCGACCTGCAAGAAGTCCACCTTCAGGAATGAAACCAAGACCGGCAAGGCTTACTACCGCTGCGGCGGGTGCAAGGGGGCTTGGTGGCCGGATCGCAAGGATGAAGGCAAGCTTGGGGCGAAGTGGGAAGACAAGGCGGGAGCCCGAGCGTAA
- a CDS encoding Fic family protein, translating to MSQSLAALLKLIDTRKALLDARRPLPPATLASLHDKLALEWTYNSNAIEGNTLTLRETQVVLEGITVGGKSLREHLEAINHQEAIGAVESLIQSGKQMTEWDVRGIHQIVLKGIAPEYAGRYRTENVAIVGASHTPPAAVQVPERMTELMRWLNSTPSGGLHPVARAAEFHTRFVEIHPFVDGNGRTGRLLMNAVLMQDGYPPAVIRAENRPAYYDALDRACVTRDYGDITRLVAQETIRSLDSYLEVIEGRQPGREPEQTQRRVKRPGRTGVER from the coding sequence ATGTCCCAATCACTAGCCGCGCTGCTAAAGCTCATTGACACCCGCAAGGCGCTGCTCGACGCCCGTCGCCCGCTGCCGCCAGCAACGCTCGCTAGTCTGCATGACAAACTGGCGCTGGAGTGGACCTACAACTCCAACGCCATCGAGGGGAACACCCTGACGCTGCGTGAGACGCAGGTCGTGCTCGAAGGCATTACCGTGGGCGGCAAATCGCTGAGGGAGCACCTCGAAGCGATCAACCATCAGGAAGCCATCGGGGCGGTGGAATCGCTCATCCAGTCGGGCAAGCAGATGACCGAATGGGACGTGCGCGGCATCCACCAGATCGTACTCAAAGGCATAGCCCCGGAGTATGCCGGGCGCTACCGCACAGAAAACGTCGCCATCGTAGGGGCGAGTCATACGCCGCCCGCCGCAGTGCAAGTGCCCGAGCGCATGACCGAACTGATGCGGTGGCTCAACAGCACGCCATCGGGTGGCCTGCATCCCGTGGCACGCGCTGCGGAATTTCATACCCGCTTCGTCGAAATCCACCCGTTCGTTGACGGCAATGGCCGCACCGGAAGACTGCTGATGAATGCCGTGCTCATGCAGGATGGGTATCCCCCAGCGGTGATTCGCGCAGAGAACCGGCCCGCCTACTACGACGCGCTTGATCGCGCCTGCGTGACCAGAGACTATGGCGACATCACGCGCCTAGTGGCTCAAGAGACGATACGTTCCCTAGACAGCTATCTTGAAGTCATTGAAGGCAGGCAGCCAGGACGAGAACCAGAGCAGACCCAGCGGCGCGTGAAACGACCAGGGCGGACAGGTGTCGAGCGTTAA
- a CDS encoding FAD-binding oxidoreductase, producing MTAVAKSEKAQIITQLRELFGERCALGQTIRDQHGKDVSFHPTCPPDAVVFAKSTQDVAAVVDICHASSVPVIPFGTGTSCEGGIGAISGGICIDLSQMNAILEVNTADFDCRVQAGVTRKQLNAELHGTGLHFPIDPGADASLGGMASTRASGTNAVRYGTMRDNVMSLQVVMSSGEIIETGGRARKSAAGYDLTRLFTGAEGTLGIITELTLRLHPLPEGVSAARCGFPSLQTAIDTVIQVIQTGIPIGRIEFLDELQVAACNRYSKLNLPEVPTLFFEFQGSPASLAEQVEMVEAIARDNGGSGYAWATTPEARSQLWQARHDVWWAALALRPGCHGIPTDACVPISMLGDAAVAARQDVLELGLTAPMCGHVGDGNFHLCIVVNPDDADEMTRAAELNARLMRRAIRLGGTCTGEHGIGYGKLDFLELERGPSMHAMVAIKKALDPRNIMNPGKVLRVTDRYDTFQ from the coding sequence ATGACTGCCGTGGCGAAAAGCGAGAAGGCGCAGATCATCACTCAACTGAGGGAATTATTCGGTGAGCGATGTGCACTGGGTCAAACCATTCGCGATCAGCACGGAAAAGATGTCTCCTTTCATCCGACATGCCCACCTGATGCCGTCGTCTTTGCGAAGTCCACGCAGGATGTCGCAGCAGTTGTCGATATCTGCCACGCATCTTCAGTTCCTGTCATTCCATTCGGTACGGGAACATCCTGTGAGGGAGGAATCGGGGCGATCTCAGGCGGCATATGCATTGATCTGTCGCAGATGAATGCCATCCTCGAAGTCAACACCGCAGACTTCGATTGCCGAGTACAGGCCGGAGTGACGCGAAAACAGTTGAACGCTGAATTGCATGGCACCGGGCTTCACTTTCCAATCGATCCGGGCGCGGATGCCTCTCTTGGCGGCATGGCGTCGACGCGCGCGTCAGGAACGAATGCGGTGCGCTATGGCACGATGCGTGACAACGTGATGTCACTTCAGGTCGTGATGTCCAGTGGAGAGATTATCGAAACGGGTGGGCGCGCCAGGAAATCTGCAGCAGGCTATGACTTGACCCGCCTGTTTACAGGTGCTGAAGGGACTTTGGGGATCATCACCGAGTTGACGCTCAGACTGCATCCACTGCCAGAAGGCGTGAGTGCGGCACGATGTGGCTTCCCCAGTCTGCAGACAGCCATCGACACAGTCATCCAGGTGATCCAGACAGGTATCCCCATTGGCCGCATCGAATTTCTGGATGAACTGCAAGTTGCAGCCTGCAATCGCTATTCGAAGCTTAATCTGCCTGAGGTGCCAACGTTGTTTTTCGAGTTTCAAGGTTCCCCCGCGAGCCTCGCAGAACAAGTCGAGATGGTTGAGGCCATCGCGCGCGACAACGGAGGCTCTGGCTACGCTTGGGCGACGACGCCCGAGGCTCGCTCCCAACTCTGGCAAGCGCGGCACGATGTGTGGTGGGCAGCGCTAGCGCTGCGTCCAGGATGTCATGGCATACCAACCGATGCGTGCGTACCGATCTCCATGCTCGGTGATGCCGCAGTTGCTGCTCGGCAAGACGTTCTGGAGTTGGGGTTGACTGCGCCGATGTGCGGACATGTTGGTGATGGCAATTTCCACCTGTGCATCGTTGTCAACCCCGACGATGCCGATGAAATGACGCGCGCAGCGGAACTCAACGCCCGCTTGATGCGGCGCGCCATCAGACTCGGTGGGACATGCACGGGGGAGCATGGCATTGGATACGGAAAGCTCGATTTTCTTGAACTCGAACGTGGCCCTTCAATGCACGCCATGGTTGCGATCAAGAAGGCCCTGGACCCCCGCAACATCATGAATCCGGGCAAGGTCCTGCGTGTGACAGACCGATATGACACGTTCCAATGA
- a CDS encoding MFS transporter, which yields MSPPEPLAETSTQITGGAVPSPLGLLLAVSLGLSMVQLDITVVNVALPQIHRELHTTLSGLQWVSDAYALSFSSLMLGAGELADLYGRKRVYTLGLVVFVLASLLCALSPSLAWLNAARVVQGVGAAALLPNSLAILRQAFVDARLRARAIGLWAGISGVALVAGPTLGGVLVDALGWRAIFWINLPVGLVALLLTARSVRESHGDTQRKLDAVGQVLATVSLAALLFALIEGHALGWAAPPILLAGGVTVLGGGLFVWWEGRVIQPLIPLTFFRLPAFTGANVAAGLMNFGVMGMLFAMSLFFQHVQGLSAAQAGVRLSVMFLPFVVLVSFGGRLVGRFGARWTSVAGLALMGVAYLGLVRVEAQTPFLAMAPWLLLAGLGLVPAMPAVVHAAIGAVPHERAGMASAVNNTARQAAGALGIALLGGFLHLHAGGMAGTGAALLGAALALLAGALIAAWTLR from the coding sequence ATGTCACCACCAGAACCTCTTGCAGAGACTTCAACGCAAATCACGGGCGGTGCAGTTCCGTCTCCGCTCGGTCTGCTGCTCGCCGTTTCTCTCGGCCTGTCCATGGTGCAACTCGACATCACCGTGGTCAACGTCGCGCTGCCGCAGATTCATCGCGAACTGCACACCACGCTGTCCGGCCTGCAATGGGTGAGCGACGCCTACGCGCTGAGCTTCAGCAGCCTGATGCTGGGCGCGGGCGAACTGGCCGACCTGTACGGCCGCAAGCGCGTCTACACCCTCGGCCTGGTGGTCTTCGTGCTGGCTTCGCTGCTGTGCGCCTTGTCTCCCTCTCTGGCCTGGCTGAACGCGGCGCGCGTGGTGCAGGGCGTGGGCGCCGCGGCTTTGTTGCCCAACTCCCTGGCCATACTGCGACAGGCCTTCGTCGATGCGCGCCTGCGGGCGCGGGCCATCGGCCTGTGGGCGGGTATTTCAGGAGTGGCGCTGGTGGCCGGGCCGACCTTGGGCGGGGTGCTGGTCGATGCGCTGGGCTGGCGGGCGATCTTCTGGATCAATCTGCCGGTCGGGCTGGTGGCTTTGCTGCTGACCGCCCGCTCCGTGCGCGAATCTCACGGGGACACTCAGCGGAAGCTGGACGCGGTCGGGCAGGTGCTGGCCACGGTGAGCTTGGCCGCCTTGCTGTTCGCCCTGATCGAAGGCCATGCGCTGGGCTGGGCCGCACCGCCCATCCTGCTGGCTGGCGGCGTCACCGTGTTGGGCGGCGGGCTCTTTGTCTGGTGGGAGGGCCGCGTGATTCAGCCGCTGATTCCGCTGACCTTCTTCCGCCTTCCTGCGTTTACCGGCGCCAATGTGGCGGCGGGCTTGATGAACTTCGGCGTCATGGGCATGCTGTTCGCCATGAGTTTGTTCTTCCAGCACGTGCAAGGCTTGTCGGCGGCGCAGGCCGGGGTGCGGCTGAGCGTGATGTTTCTGCCCTTCGTGGTGCTGGTGTCGTTCGGCGGGCGGCTGGTGGGGCGGTTCGGCGCGCGCTGGACATCTGTCGCCGGGTTGGCGCTGATGGGGGTCGCCTATCTCGGCTTGGTGCGTGTTGAGGCGCAGACCCCATTTCTTGCGATGGCGCCCTGGCTGCTGCTGGCCGGGCTGGGCCTGGTGCCGGCCATGCCGGCCGTGGTGCATGCCGCCATCGGCGCCGTGCCGCACGAACGCGCCGGCATGGCCTCGGCGGTGAACAACACCGCACGGCAAGCGGCGGGCGCGCTGGGCATCGCCTTGCTTGGCGGTTTCCTGCATCTGCACGCGGGAGGCATGGCGGGCACAGGTGCGGCGCTGCTAGGGGCGGCGCTGGCTTTGCTGGCCGGGGCCCTCATCGCGGCCTGGACGCTGCGCTGA